From a region of the Arachis ipaensis cultivar K30076 chromosome B09, Araip1.1, whole genome shotgun sequence genome:
- the LOC110266762 gene encoding uncharacterized protein LOC110266762, with product MVLSHIIIVINYIDKSWITKPRGSIEYRNGLNRFLDFAFDNASSDGMIHCPCPLCGFRFFQTREAAYDHLLMKPFPPNYTFWLHHGERIVDERPSGREELDSTINSGDQMRDMIHDAFNLPGLQNEDEDSMDGHARAVADGLPYLSDEPSHEARAFQDLLKDGERELYPGCSRFSKLSFLVRLYHIKCMCGVSNKAFGLILELLGDAFEHAQILKTLHDAKRIIRKLGIEYKKIDACPNDCMLYQGSDHGLSRCKWCGASRWKQKTRKNSLVRINAVVKKNGKPQAAKVLRYFPLIPRLQRLFMSSKTTVDMLWHKRGTNSDGFLRHPRDGEGWKAFDMRYTEFSCDPRSVRLALASDGFNPYGNLSSKYSIWPPLIDELKQLWAGIDTYDASEKKTFKMRAALMWTISDFPSLGNLSGWNTYGGRACPTCNLDAETRRLTFSQKWCYMGHRRFLNRDHRYRQDRIRFDGKVEDRSPPTKLTGRDVMRQLEGVPVSQGKVQAVGGKRRREH from the exons ATGGTACTCTCTCATATCATAATTGTGATCAACT ACATTGATAAGAGCTGGATTACAAAGCCACGGGGTAGTATAGAATATAGGAATGGACTGAATAGATTCCTTGACTTTGCATTTGACAATGCATCATCCGATGGGATGATACATTGTCCATGCCCTCTGTGTGGGTTCCGGTTTTTCCAAACTAGAGAAGCTGCATACGATCATCTTCTGATGAAACCATTTCCCCCTAACTATACCTTTTGGTTACATCACGGTGAGAGGATCGTAGACGAGAGACCCAGCGGTAGGGAAGAACTAGATTCCACTATAAATTCAGGAGATCAAATGCGTGACATGATCCACGACGCATTCAATTTGCCGGGACTACAGAATGAGGATGAAGATTCCATGGATGGGCATGCTAGAGCCGTTGCGGATGGGTTGCCGTACTTATCTGATGAACCTAGTCACGAGGCTCGTGCCTTTCAAGACTTGCTAAAGGACGGCGAGCGGGAATTATATCCGGGATGTTCTAGATTTTCGAAGCTGTCATTCTTGGTCAGGTTGTACCATATAAAGTGCATGTGCGGAGTGAGCAACAAGGCTTTCGGACTGATTCTAGAGCTATTGGGGGATGCCTTTGAGCATGCACAGATTTTGAAGACCTTGCACGATGCTAAGAGGATCATAAGGAAGCTGGGTATTGAGTACAAGAAGATAGATGCATGTCCAAATGACTGCATGCTATACCAGGGTTCCGACCACGGTCTTTCTAGATGCAAATGGTGTGGAGCATCGAGGTGGAAGCAAAAGACCAGGAAGAATTCTTTAGTAAGGATCAACGCCGTTGTCAAGAAGAATGGTAAACCTCAGGCGGCGAAAGTTCTTCGTTATTTTCCTCTGATTCCACGGTTGCAGCGATTATTTATGTCCAGCAAGACAACTGTGGACATGTTGTGGCACAAGAGAGGCACCAACTCTGACGGTTTCTTGAGGCATCCCAGAGACGGCGAGGGTTGGAAAGCATTCGACATGAGATATACTGAATTTTCCTGCGATCCGCGCAGTGTTCGCTTAGCCTTGGCCAGTGATGGCTTCAATCCTTATGGAAACCTCAGTTCAAAGTACTCAATATGGCCA CCCCTGATCGATGAGTTGAAGCAGTTGTGGGCCGGTATTGATACCTACGACGCCAGTGAGAAGAAAACATTCAAGATGCGTGCAGCGTTGATGTGGACTATCAGCGATTTTCCTAGCTTGGGCAATTTATCTGGTTGGAATACGTACGGCGGGAGAGCTTGCCCCACGTGTAATTTGGACGCTGAGACTAGGCGACTCACCTTCAGtcagaaatggtgttatatgggTCATCGTCGCTTCTTGAATCGCGATCACAGATATAGACAAGACCGGATTAGATTTGATGGTAAAGTAGAGgatagatccccacctaccaaatTGACTGGCAGGGATGTCATGAGACAATTGGAGGGTGTGCCCGTCTCACAGGGCAAGGTGCAAGCGGTGGGGGGTAAAAGAAGACGCGAACATTAG